The region ACAAAAGTCTACATTTCAAGTGGGTAATAGAAAAGTAATCCAAATCGTTGAAGATGAAAATACACATAGACTTATAGGAACAGAAAAATTTTTATTAGAAAAAAGTCCTAAAAATTTAACAAAGAATGATGAAGTAGAGATTTTAGTTTATATTAAAACTCCTCTTGGATTTAAAGTTGTAGTAGATAATAAATATGAAGGTTTAATCTATCATAATGAAATTTTTGAAAATGTAAATGTTGGTGATAGAAAAAAAGCTTTTGTTAAATATATTAGAGATGATGGTAAACTTGATATCTCATTACAAAAAATTGGTGCAAAACAAAGTGATGACAATCAAAATAAAGTATTAGAAAAACTAAAAGAAAATAGTGGAGAACTAAACTTTACATATAAAAGTGATGCCGAAGATATTAAAGAGACTTTTGAAATGAGTAAAAAAGCATTTAAAGCTTCACTTACAAAACTTTTAGAAGAGAATAAAATAGAACTTTTAGAAACATCTATACGATTAAAGTAAACAATATAAAAATAAATAAGTTTATTTTTATTGACTTAAAGTCAAAAATATATAAATATTGATAAACTTATATTAGAATTTATAATTAAGAATTTATTTATAATCTTAAATTATAATTTCGCCAAATTTTATAAAAAGGGAAGATATGGCAACAACTAAACTAAAGGGTAACCTAGTAAACTTAGCTGGTACAGAAGTAAATGTAGGAGATAAAGCTCCTGAAATAAATGTTGTAGGACAAGACTTATCTGATATTAAAATTGGTGGGAAAGCACAAGTTATAGTTGTAGTTCCGTCATTAGATACTGCTGTTTGTGCAGCAGAAACAAGAAAATTCAATGAAGAAGCAGCAAGAACTGATGCTGAGGTAGTAGTTGTATCTATGGATTTACCATTTGCAATGGGAAGATTTTGTACAACTGAAGGAATTGAAAACTTAAAAGTTGGAAGTGATTTTAGAAATAAAGATTTCGCAAATGCATATGGTGTATTAATTGCTGATGGACCACTTGCAGGTGTTGCTTGTAGAGCAATTTTTGTTACTGACGCTCAAGGTGTTGTAACATATAAAGAGATTTGTCCAGAAATTACTGAAGAGCCAAATTATGAGGCTGCTTTAGCTGCTATTAAATAGATCATATTTTATCTTTAAAAAAGGGAAAGAAGGTATTTAACCTCTTTCCCTTTTTTTATGGCTACACATTTACTAAACGCTATTATTTTAAAATTTCATTATCACAATAGGAGTTAATATGAATATATTAAAAAAGCCTTCTTGGCAAATAAGTGAAAATGAAGTTACTCCCAAAGAACTTTTTGATAAAAGAAGAGATTTTTTAAAACTAGGTGCTGCATCTTTAGTTGCAACATCTTCAGTTATTGAACTTTTTGCAAAAGAGTCTTTACCTTTAAAAAATTTAAATTATATAGAAGATAATAATCCAAATAAATTGGAACTAAACAGTTATGAGCAAATAACTTCTTATAACAATTTTTATGAGTTTACTACAAGTAAAGAGGGTGTAAAACCTTTATCTAAAACTTTAAACACTAATAGCTGGGATATTATTGTAGATGGTTTAGTTGAAAAAGAGATGATAATCAGATTTGAGGATTTATTAAAGAATTTTCAATTAGAAGAGAGAATATATAGATTTAGATGTGTTGAGGGTTGGTCTATGGTTGTACCTTGGATTGGCTTTAAATTATCAGATTTTATAAAATATGTAAAACCTCTTTCAAAAGCAAAATATATTAGATTTGAAACTTTATTTGATGATGAGATGTTCCCTGACCAAGCTAGAGGTTTTTTCTCAACTATATCTTATCCATATGTAGAGGGCTTACGTCTAGATGAAGCAATGAATGATTTAACCATATTAGCAGTTGGACTTTATGGTTCATCTATGCCCAAACAAAATGGAGCACCAATTAGATTAATTGTTCCTTGGAAATATGGATTTAAATCTATCAAATCAATTGCAAGAATAAGTTTTGTAGAGGAAGAACCTTTAAACTCTTGGCAAAAAGAAAATCCAAAAGAGTATGGATTTTACGCAAATGTAAATCCAAATGTAGATCATCCAAGATGGAGTCAAAAGAAAGAGAGGGTTTTAGGTAAATTTTTTAAACAAAATACTTTGATGTTTAATGGTTATGAAAAAGAAGTTGCATCATTATATGCAAATATGGATTTGAAGAAATATTTTTAAAGAATGCATATGAAGAAAGGAATCCTAACTTTTTTATTGTTTTTACCATTTTTTTTTATTGTATATGAAGTTTTTATTATAAAAAATGTAATTGATCCTATAAAATATATATATACATATACAGGAATAAGTGCGACAGTATTACTTTTTGTTACAGTAAGTTTATCTTTAATAAAAAAATGGATAAATCTTATTAAATATAGAAAAATAGTAGGTTTGATGGGATTTTTTTATGCTTTATTACATTTTCTAAATTTTATTATTTTTGATGCACAAGGGGATTTTTCATTTATAATAAATGAAAGTTTTGATAAACCATTTATTTATCTTGGAGTTATAGCTTTTTTTATACTACTTTTTATGGCTATTACCTCTACTAAAAGATTATTTAAAAATTATGTTAGGTACCATAAGCTAGTTTATATATCACTTATTCTTATTACAATACATTTTACAATGGCACAAAAATCTTTTGTATTAATTGACTTACTATTTATAATAATAATATTGATTATTGGATACTTTAAACTTCTACAATATATTATTAAAAAAAATAATTTTTAATTTCGACATAAGATAAGAGTTGATTATAAAATTTTATAATTAAATGGTAAGTAATGTATTTTTTTGTTATAATTTAATTATTATGCAAATGGAGTTATCATGAAAAGTTGGAGTATAGGAAGTAAATTGAATTTACTTATTTTAGTAAGTTCTATAGTTGGTTTGGTTATTGCCTTTAGTATGTTTTCTTTTTATTTAGGAAACGTTAAATTGGGAGTTTATAAAGAAGCAACAAAAAATTTAAACTCAATTGTTAAACAAAAGGTTTTAGCTAAAGAGGAGATATGTATATCAAATGCAGTATCAATTGCAAATGATGGAAAAATAGTTGAAGCTTTAAAAAATAAAGATAGAGATGAACTTGTTTCTATTATGCAAAAACTTTCAAAAGATTTTAAAGATAATACAAACTTTAAAAACATAAAAATACATCTTCATGACAATGAAGGAAACTCTTTTTTAAGATCATGGAAACCTGAAAAATATGGTGATAAACTTTTAGATATAAGAGAAGCTATTTCAAGTGTTCACGCAAATAAAAAAGCAGTAGTAGGAACAGAGGTTGGTGTTTCAAATGTAAATCTAGTAGGTGTTGCACCCATAACTAGCAATGGTGAATTTATTGGAAGTGTAGAGTTTAAAGCTGGATATAATTCAATTATAAAAGATGTGAAAAAATATTATCACTCTAATGTATTAATGTTATTAGATAAAGAAAAAATTTCTAATAAGTCTATTCTTGAAAAACTTAAAAAAGTAGGAAAATATGCTTTAAATCAAAAAACATATGATGAACAGTTTGCAAATTATGTTTCTTCTTTAAATCTTTCAGATATTGAAAAAAACACTTATTATGTAGGAGATGAGTACTTTATTACATTAAATCCAATTGTAGATTATTCGGGGGATAAAATTGGTTATTATGTAGTTGGTGAAGAGATTAAACATATTGAAGAGTTAGTAGCTCATTCCCAATCAATTATATACATGGCTTTAGCACTAATAGTGGTTATTTTACTTCTAATAAGTGTTATAATTGCTATTTTCTCAAGAAAAATTATCATAAAACCACTAAAAGAGTTAGATAATGCAATTACTTCAATAAATAAAAATTCAGACACTTCAAATAGGGTGGATGTAGAAAGAGAAGATGAAATAGGAAAAGTTGCACAAAATTTCAATAACTACTTAGATAAAATAGAAAATGGAATAAAACAAGATGCTAAAGTTATAGAAGAAGCAATTGATATTGTTCATAAAGCTAAAGAGGGATTCTATACATATGATATAAAAGAAATTGCAAGCTCTCCTCAAGTTGAAGAGTTAAAACAAAAAGTAAATGAGATGTTAAAAGTTACAAAAGATAACTTATCAATTATTACAAATGCCCTAATTCAATATGGTAATGCCCACTATGATTATTCAATTGATGCAAAAAGTTCAGGTAATGTTGGATCATTAATTAAAGGAACAAACGCTTTAGGAACTTCTGTATCAGAGCTTTTAAATATGGTAGATAATTCTAGTAAAAGATTATCTACAAATGCTGAAGCGTTAGCCTCAACTTCTGAGCAATTATCAGCATCGTCTTTACAACAAGCAGCTTCTTTAGAAGAAACAGCAGCAGCTATTGAAGAGATAACTTCAACTATTACTCAAAATGATGAGAAAACTAAAAAGATGTTAATAATCTCAAAAGAGATGGAAGCAACAAGTCAAGAAGATGATAGATTAGCCCATGAAACTGGAAAATCAATGGAAGATATTAATAAAGCTACAGATGATATTGTAGATGCAATTACAATAATTGATCAAATTGCATTTCAAACAAATATTCTTTCACTTAATGCAGCTGTTGAAGCAGCTACAGCTGGAGAAGCAGGAAAAGGTTTTGCAGTAGTAGCTCAAGAGGTTAGAAATCTAGCAAGTAGATCTGCTGAAGCTGCTAAAGAGATTAAAGATTTAGTTATTTATGCCCAAGAAAAAACAAAAAATGGTAAAGGTACAGCTGACAAGATGGTAGAGAGTTTTAACTTTTTAAGTTCAAAAGTATCAGAAGTAGCTTCTTTAGTAGGGGAAGTTTCAGCTGCTTCAAATGAACAAAGACAAGGTATGAACCAAATCAATGATGCAATAAACCAATTAGATAAGTCAACCCAAGAAAATGCAAATGCTTCAGAAGCAGTATCTCAAAAAGCGATGGCTTTAAGTGAGTTATCTTCACAATTAGTTTCTATTATTCAAAGAACAAGCTTTGATAAATCAAAAGAAAAATCGGTGTGTAATGTAAATCTTGTATTTGATACAACAAAATTAAAACTTGATCATATCTCATTTAAAGAAAACAACTTTAGCAAAGTTGGGCAAGGTGAATCATGGAAAGTAAAAAATCACCATGAATGTGATTTAGGTAAGTGGATAGAAGCTCATTCAAATGAAGGATTTACAAAAAATAAAGATTGGGAAGATTTATTAAAAGCCCATGAAAATGTTCACAGTTGCGTACAAAAATATATAGATGTAGATTCAAAAGATAAAAAAGATAGTCAATTAATTGGCATCGCAAAAAATATTGAAGAGAATACAACAGCTGTATTTAATTATATAGATAAAATAAAAGAACATAAATGCGATGAAATGAGATTAGAAAGAGGGCGTGATACATTTAAAGAGGAAAAAGACCCAAAAAAATACCATAAAAAAATTAATGAGTACAAAAAAGAGGAGTCTTTGCACGATAGAAAAGGTGTTATAAAAGACAATAGTAAGGACGATGAATGGGAAAGTTTTTAGTCAATTTGTAACATTAACTATTGATTAATACTCAATACCTTAGTGATGGTATTTAGAAGAGTTACTGTGCTACTTTTGTGTTCATAGTATCTAGTACAGAAACTTTTCTTACTGTTCTTCTTCTAAGGTATTTAGTATATTTCTCTAATGTGATATTTGCAGATTTATGACCTAACATAGAAGATACCCAAAGTAAATCTTCTCCATTTGATAACATGTTACTTGCAAAAGAATGTCTTAGTTGATATATTCCTCTTGTTTTTAGATTACATTTTTTTAAGAGTTTTTTCCAATTACTGGCTAAAGAATTAGAATCAAGAAAATGTTTATCTGTACAAGGAGAAATAAAAACATACTCACCAAGTCCAGTTAATCTTTGTTGAGATTTTAAAAATTTTTCACATTGAGGAAGCATATCAATTACTCTTTGAGAACTTTTTGTTTTTGGAGATTGAATAAACCCTTTTGTTATAGTTCTATTTACTTCTATTGTATAATTAGTAAAATCTATTTCACTCCATTTTAAACCTAAAACTTCACCAGTTCTAAGACCTGTAAAAAAGTTAATTCCTATAAGGTTTTTAAACCAATTAATTTTACAAGTATCTAACAAGTACATAATTTCATCAAATGTAAAAGGATTTAATGAATAACTTTTTGTAAATCTTGGTTTTGAAATAACTAAAGGAGTAGTTTTTATGTACTCCCTTAGTATTGCTTTCTCAATAGCTGGCTTAAAAACTGATAGAGCATTTATTAAAGTACTTCTATCACTAAATGTTTTATACCATTTTTCTATATCAATAGGTTTTATCTCATTGATAAGCGTATCATTAAAATAGTTTTTTATTCTATTTCTAAAAATACTTTCATATGCTCTATAAGTTGTTTGTTTTAGAGTTTCTTCTTTTTCATCTAAAACCTCTTCACAAAGCTCAACAATAGTTGGAACATTTTTATTAACATCAAACTTTTTAAAGAACTCATCATTTTTATAATATGATGTAACTAGTTTTCTATTTTCTTTTGTATCTTTTAATTTGGTAGATACTCTTTGACCATTTATTCTGACATATAGTATGTCATTACGAGAGTAAAATTTCATTTTTTCTCCTTGAAATTTACAATCGCACTTTCTATAAATTTGATTTTAACACGATTACCATTAAGATTTTTAGTGTAATGAATACCTTGTTTTAATCTTCCATCTTTCATCATCAAATGAAGAGTACTATCACTAACATTTAGATACTTCTTTACTCCTGCTCTTTTAGATAAATCAAGTTTAGGAACTAAATCGTTTTCTAGCTTTTCTAATCTAGTATGTATCTGTTCTAAATAATTTAGAAGTTTAGGAATATCTTCTAAGTTCTCAAATGCTTGGAGATTCATCATCCACCTCCACTTTAATAACTTCTGGCATTAAACCTCTAAACTTCAATTCTCTTAATGCAACATTATACATATCACTAAACCATTGTGATTCATGTTGAACATTTTGAATCTTATCTGCATATCTAAATAGTTCATAATCATTAAGCTCTACAACTGATACAGTTCTAGTTGGAGTTATTATTGAGCCATCTTCTAATTGTCTTAATCTTTTGATATTTCCTTCTTTATCAATAATATCTATATCAACATATCTTTGTTTGATTTGTTCTTTTTTAGGCTTTGGATTTAATATAGAATCTTTTGCTTTTAAATATAGCTCTTTTAAATACTCTATATCTAATGTAAGATTATTTATATATGCTTTTCTAATAAGTCCTAAGTATTCAAACTCAAACTTGTTTTCATCATATATTGATAACTTTCTTTTTACTCTTTCTAAAGATATTGTAGATTGTAAAAAAGATTCAATGTTAAAATCATTTTTAATCTCTTCCCAAATTGGATGTGTTTTAGCTTGATATTTATTGTTTTGTAAATTAGCTTCTGAAATAGAACTTGTATCTATTAGTCTAATTTCATCCATAGCGTTTTGAAATAGATTCTTTGTATTAGATAATACCTCTTCTACTGTTTGAATCTCATATTGTCTTAAATGTCTTCTATGTAATTGAAACTCTATATTAAATATTGGTTGTTCCATGTCAAAGTCATTACTTAAAAAGTACTCATTCATAATCTCAAACTTTTTAGATTTCTTTAGTTCTAGACTTTTATTGTAAAGTCTTAATTTAAAAGGGTCTTTCCCTATATAAATAGTTTGAGTTGAATTTGCATCTCCAATTTCATTAATAGTTGAATATTTTCTTTTTCTAGTTACAAACATATCTTTTTTTACAAAAGAAAAGTCATGTTGAATAAAGCAGTTTATATCTACTCTTGTAATAGGTATAAAATTAGTTATATATCCATCTAACATTTTTTTGAGTAATTCAATAATAGAATTAATACCAATAGTATAAATACCATTTCCTTGAAGCTGTACTCTAATATCATTTAATCCTCTATTATCTTTTATATCTTTAAATCCAATTCTAAAAAGCTCATGTTGAGACTCTTTAAAAAAGTAAAAACCTTCTCTTCTTCCTAAGTATTGTAAAGTGATATCATTTATTTTTATATGGATATCTTTCTTTTCAAACTGTATTTCTTTTTTTCTAAAGACTCCTTTTATATCTTCCATTTGGTCTAATATGTCTAAGTATAAATTGTCATATTCCTCATTAGATTCAAAGAAGAAGTATAAAGAGTCTATGCCATATATTTTTTTCATGGTTTCCTCTTTGTTATATTTGTTGTTTTAATTAAGTGTTCTAGGAAGGGGTATTACTATTAATAAATATACCCCTTTTCGTCTCTCAAAGAAGAGCTGAGAAAAAGTGTGTCTCCCCACACTTTTGTCTCATCTTTCTTTGGCTAAACGCCATAGAAGCTATATTGTTTAGAAATGATTCCAACATCTACGCTAACTTCTTTGTTTATTTTGTCTCTATAGAGCATAATTCTAGTATCAGGTATAGAGATTGTATGAAGCTCTTTTATCTTTGTTCCATTAGCTCTGATTGTTTCTACTAAGATTTGAAGTTTTGCTTTTACATCAACTTCTAATCCATCCTCTTTTTTGTATTTACTTTTATCAACTATATTGATAAGTTGTCCTACAAGTTTTAACATTGTTTTTCCTTTGTAATTTTTATTTACAAAGCGCGCTATGTATTAATTAGATATCTGATTGGAAGTTTGACAGATTTTTTATATTTGCTCAATGCAAATATGAAAGTTTTTATCTTTTGATTTTGTATTGACTTTTTTTCAAAGATAATTGTAGTAAGTCTCTAAAAAGTTTTAAAAACCTAGGGTTATCGTAAATAGGATGTTTCTTTTTATTCTTTTGAGTAATTTTCTCCATAATTGGTTTATCAAAAAATAAATCTTTTAATTGAATTTCTTTGTTTAAATCTCTAGCATTATATTTAAAATAATCAATATCTACAATATTTTCTAGAAGGTCATTTAAAAAATCTATAAAATCAGTTTGATTACCAAAGCCATACCTATTAATTTCACTAAATGGAAAAAGTGAAATAGTCCAAAATCTCATACTATGAATAAAATCAGTTTCTTTTAAACCTTGTGAAGCATTTAGTCTTTTTTTCATTTTTAGTATAATTTTTAGAATCTCTATATCATTTTCATTTTTTAAATATTTAAATGTATTCTCATTAATAGTGCTAAGAATAATTATTGCTTCATAAGGTTTTTTTTCAAAGTTTTTTATACCCTTAAGTATTCTTTCTAATTCTTCATTTTCATTTACTAATTTTAGAATATCTTCAACATCATTTTTTATAGACTGAAGTACCTCTGATATATCTCTATTTGAAGAAAAAGCAACTCCTTTTTCTTTAAGTGGAATAGTATCATCATCTTTTATTTTTAAAAATTCATTCATGAGATTTTTTTGATAGTTTATTATAAAAAACATATCAAATAATGATTTTGAATATTTGACATTATCGATTATCTTTACTTCATCATTTAATACTAATTTTTTTAAATTGTCTTCAAAATCATAAGAACAATTTTCATTAAGGGAATAATGAAATTTATTAAATGTATTATCAATGATATTTTCTATTTCTTTTTCATTAGTCTTTTCAAGTTTTGGGGCTACTATTTTTAATAAACTATCGAATAGTTCTGAGAAGTCAACTTTTGTATTATGTTGATTTTCCCAATTTCTATTTGCAAAGATTTTTAATCTATGTGTATCAATTAGCTTTTCAAGTTTTTTGTATGAAGTATTTAATTTATTCATACTTTTTATAGAATTTATGATGTAAGTTATTGAGTTCTTATAATTCATAAAATTATTATATATTAACTTTATTGAAACAATAAAATATTTTTATATTCAAAGTTAATTTTATTATCAAATTAATTATATATATGTATAATTAATTTAAAATATTTTGTATAAAGAACTATTATGAGATTACTTTTTATTTACTTTTACAAAGAGTTCGCAACTTTTGAAAAAGACAGCATTGTACATCTATCTAAAAAATATAAATTTACTTTAGATAATGAAAAATCCTCTGAAAATCAATTTTATTTTAAAAAAAAAGAAAATATTGATTTTATAAATGATTTTTATTCAGAAAATATAGATATAGGTTTACTTCTTGGTGAAAATGGCACAGGTAAAAGTGTACTATTAAATTCTATAAGAGATGAAAAGAATGATTATTCAATTTGTATATATGAAGAAAGAGATAAGTTTTATATTTTAGATAATAATTTAACAAAATTGAGAAGACATAAATTATATGGTGAGTTTAACATTCCTTATGAAGAGGAATCTGACTTTTTTGTAAGAATAGATAATAAAAAGATAGAGACTGAAAGAAAATTCAAATCGATATATTATAGTTCTATAGTAGAAAAAATAAATAAAAATCTAAAAGATGACTCTAATATTTCAGATGTTGAAATACTTTCTAAAATCGATGGAGACTCTTTAGATAAAAAAATTGAATTACTTGAAATAAGTGATTTACATAAAATGTATAAATTTAATTATAATTATGCAATAAATCCATCAAAAACATTTTTCAAAGATGCAAAAGAGTTTATTAAAGATTCATATATTTTACTTTTTCAAAAAGTGATGGAACTTTTAAATAAAAATAAAGAGTATGAAAAAATAGAAAAGATTTTTGATAAGTTACCTAAGTTTATTATGGATGATATTGTTGAGTATTATTTAGAAGAAAAAGAAATATTTATTGAGGAAATAAAAGAGAACCAAAAAATTGTTAAAGAGTATTTAGAAGTTTATAAAAAAAATATTTATAACTATTTGAGAATTGGAAAAATTGATGTAGATGAAGAACTTTTAAAAATAAATAAAAGAGCTGTTGAAAATGAGAACAGATTATTTAATGATGATTTTTTTAATGAATTATCTAAAATAAATTTTGATTTAAAGAGAGAAAATATAAAAGTTATATTAGAAAGTGTAAGAAAACTTTTTAAGATTAAATATAGACGATATCGAACTAAGGATTTTGAAGATAATTCAAAGAGAATGTTAATGTATTTTGGTATAGAAAAAGCATTTGAAATGTGTTTGGAACGACTTAAATCTCGAGATAAAAAAATAGATGACATAAAAAATGTATTTGAAATATATAAGTTGTATTATTTAAGACAAGAGATGGGATATAATAGTTTTATTTTAATTGATTTATTTAAAAAAGGAAAATTTGAAGATATCTTATTATTAGACAAAAAAAATAAATCTATTCAACTCTCAAAAGATAATAAAGTGATAGAAGATAATAAAGAAAAAACCCTAAATGAGATAAAAAAAATTGTTGAAGATAATTACTCTTCATTTTATAATATACTTATAGATAAATTAGAAGATGTTGATGATAATATATTAAAATTATTGATAATAAAAAAGGTTGAAAAAGAAAAAAATACTGAGAAGGCTAATTATGATAAAACAGATTATAATAGAGCTTCATATGTATGTTTGGTTAGTCTTTTAAAAAGTGCTTTTATTGAAGATGAAGAAAAAAAATATTTATTAAATATTTTGAATGAGAAAGAAAAGTTTATAGAGTATAATTTACTGGTTATATATAATCAAAAATATAAAGATAATTCTCCTATTGACTCAAACTCAGAACTAAACTTTCAAAAATATAAAAAATTTGTAAAAGATGGAATTCAGCCTTTTAGTTTTTCTTTTGAACCTCCTATTTCCTCAGGACAAAAAGCAAAAGAGGTAATAAATGCAAGAATAAATGATGCAATTCAACAAATAATTAAAGAAAATAAAGATGAAAATATTTTAATACTTTTAGATGAAGCAGATTTAAAACTTCATCTTGAGTGGCAAAGACAATTTTTATATGATTTAATAGAGTTCTTAAAGACATATAGTGAAAATAAATTTTATATACTTTATTCTACACATTCACCAATGATATTATCTGATATTACAAATGATAGGGTTGTGTTTTTAAAAAAAGAAGAAAATGCAAAATTTTCAGAAGATAAACAAGATTTTACTAAAAGTACCTTTGGTGCAAATATTTATGATATTTATGCAGATAGCTTTTTTGTAGATGATTTTATGGGTAAATTTGCACAAGATAAAATAACTTATATAATAGAACGGATAGAGTCTCATGGAATTGATAAGCAAACAATTACAGAAGAAGAATCCAAAAATCTTTTAAAAGTTGTAAAAAATATAGGTGAGCCACTTTTAAGAAATAAATTAGAAGATGAGATAAAGTCTTTATTTGAGATTAAAGATGATATTGATGAGATTGTTGAGAGTTTGAAAAGTGAGAGGTTTGAAGAGATAAAAAAAGAATTAGATAAATATACTCAAGATAAACAAGAAAAGATATTAGCAAAACTATTTGGAAATCAAAATGATTAAAGTTGATAATAGTGCTAAAAAAAGAGTTTTTTGTAATTCTGATAAAAAAGAAGTTTTGGACTTAAAACAAAAAGTAATAGAAAAAATAGAAGAGATAGAAAAAACGACTAAAAACTACAATGAGTTAACAGTTTTTGAGAGAGAACTTTATATTGATACTATCTCAGTATTTAAATTTAAAAAGTTGATTGATAAGCAAATTACTAATTTATTAAGAAGTAAACTATCAGATGATTTTAAAGAGGAACTTCGAACTTTGAAGAATGACTTGTATTTTATCTTAGTTGCAGATATTAATACTATAAAAAACTATTTAAAAACTAAAATTGCTTTAAACTCGTTATTGATACATCAAGGGGATAAAAAGTTAAAATCAAGTGATTTTAAAAAATATCAAAAAAAGTTCGAAACACTGTATAGTGAAAATTTGAGTAATATTAAATCATCTTTTAAAAGACCTTTTTTTGATTTATTTGAAGATATAAATGTTTGTCCATATTGCAATAGAAATTTTATAAATCCAATTTATAAAGAGCATAGTTTAAGTGGAGATAATAAAAATCAATCACCTGATATAGAACATTTTTATCCAAAATCAATTTATCCATTTTTATCTTTAAGTATCTCAAATCTTTTACCATCTTGTAGCTTTTGCAATAAAATAAAAAGTGATGTTGATACTTATAAATATAATTGTCTTAGTCCATATGAAATAAAGAAAAATGATTTTAGATTTGATTTTAAATTTAAGTCTAATCAAGTAAAAGAAGTAAAGCTTATGTCAAAAGAGCCTCGTTGTAAAAATTCAGAGATTTTAAATCTTGAATCTTTATATAATGAAGTTCATAATAAACAAATAAATGAAATATTTGATGATATTTTAAAATATCCAAAAAGCTATAAAAGGTCTCTTGGAAAATTTAAATTAACTGAGAGTGATTATAAGAAAATATTTAGAAATTATTACGATGAAAGAGATTTTAATAAACATCCTTTATCTAAGATGACTAAAGATTTATATAATCAAATAAACGGACTTATTTAAAAGATTTAGTTTTATCAACAATAAAATGTTAGGGTGTTATAATTATATGAAATATAATATTAAAAAACTGTGTTAATTTTGTGCTAATTTTTAAAATATTAAATAGAATTTTTCATATGTTAATTTTTATTAAGTTTATAGAAAGTACGATTTTAAGGGATTTGTCTTTTTATTAATATATTAAAAAACACCTCATTGTTATCTATTGATTAACTTTTTGTTACTTTAGTATTAATTCTCATCCATTATAATTTTTACATGGATTAAGAAGGTATGCGAATCCTTCAGAAATT is a window of Halarcobacter sp. DNA encoding:
- a CDS encoding S1-like domain-containing RNA-binding protein; this encodes MNKKIELGILNILKVNRVSEPGLYLISLDEEEVLLPNCYVTKEMQIGSEIEVFIYTDSEDRLVATTLKPYAMKNDFTCLEVVDMAKFGAFLDMGLPKDLLVPKNRQKSTFQVGNRKVIQIVEDENTHRLIGTEKFLLEKSPKNLTKNDEVEILVYIKTPLGFKVVVDNKYEGLIYHNEIFENVNVGDRKKAFVKYIRDDGKLDISLQKIGAKQSDDNQNKVLEKLKENSGELNFTYKSDAEDIKETFEMSKKAFKASLTKLLEENKIELLETSIRLK
- the tpx gene encoding thiol peroxidase, coding for MATTKLKGNLVNLAGTEVNVGDKAPEINVVGQDLSDIKIGGKAQVIVVVPSLDTAVCAAETRKFNEEAARTDAEVVVVSMDLPFAMGRFCTTEGIENLKVGSDFRNKDFANAYGVLIADGPLAGVACRAIFVTDAQGVVTYKEICPEITEEPNYEAALAAIK
- the msrP gene encoding protein-methionine-sulfoxide reductase catalytic subunit MsrP, which codes for MNILKKPSWQISENEVTPKELFDKRRDFLKLGAASLVATSSVIELFAKESLPLKNLNYIEDNNPNKLELNSYEQITSYNNFYEFTTSKEGVKPLSKTLNTNSWDIIVDGLVEKEMIIRFEDLLKNFQLEERIYRFRCVEGWSMVVPWIGFKLSDFIKYVKPLSKAKYIRFETLFDDEMFPDQARGFFSTISYPYVEGLRLDEAMNDLTILAVGLYGSSMPKQNGAPIRLIVPWKYGFKSIKSIARISFVEEEPLNSWQKENPKEYGFYANVNPNVDHPRWSQKKERVLGKFFKQNTLMFNGYEKEVASLYANMDLKKYF
- a CDS encoding ferric reductase-like transmembrane domain-containing protein, which encodes MKKGILTFLLFLPFFFIVYEVFIIKNVIDPIKYIYTYTGISATVLLFVTVSLSLIKKWINLIKYRKIVGLMGFFYALLHFLNFIIFDAQGDFSFIINESFDKPFIYLGVIAFFILLFMAITSTKRLFKNYVRYHKLVYISLILITIHFTMAQKSFVLIDLLFIIIILIIGYFKLLQYIIKKNNF
- a CDS encoding methyl-accepting chemotaxis protein; protein product: MKSWSIGSKLNLLILVSSIVGLVIAFSMFSFYLGNVKLGVYKEATKNLNSIVKQKVLAKEEICISNAVSIANDGKIVEALKNKDRDELVSIMQKLSKDFKDNTNFKNIKIHLHDNEGNSFLRSWKPEKYGDKLLDIREAISSVHANKKAVVGTEVGVSNVNLVGVAPITSNGEFIGSVEFKAGYNSIIKDVKKYYHSNVLMLLDKEKISNKSILEKLKKVGKYALNQKTYDEQFANYVSSLNLSDIEKNTYYVGDEYFITLNPIVDYSGDKIGYYVVGEEIKHIEELVAHSQSIIYMALALIVVILLLISVIIAIFSRKIIIKPLKELDNAITSINKNSDTSNRVDVEREDEIGKVAQNFNNYLDKIENGIKQDAKVIEEAIDIVHKAKEGFYTYDIKEIASSPQVEELKQKVNEMLKVTKDNLSIITNALIQYGNAHYDYSIDAKSSGNVGSLIKGTNALGTSVSELLNMVDNSSKRLSTNAEALASTSEQLSASSLQQAASLEETAAAIEEITSTITQNDEKTKKMLIISKEMEATSQEDDRLAHETGKSMEDINKATDDIVDAITIIDQIAFQTNILSLNAAVEAATAGEAGKGFAVVAQEVRNLASRSAEAAKEIKDLVIYAQEKTKNGKGTADKMVESFNFLSSKVSEVASLVGEVSAASNEQRQGMNQINDAINQLDKSTQENANASEAVSQKAMALSELSSQLVSIIQRTSFDKSKEKSVCNVNLVFDTTKLKLDHISFKENNFSKVGQGESWKVKNHHECDLGKWIEAHSNEGFTKNKDWEDLLKAHENVHSCVQKYIDVDSKDKKDSQLIGIAKNIEENTTAVFNYIDKIKEHKCDEMRLERGRDTFKEEKDPKKYHKKINEYKKEESLHDRKGVIKDNSKDDEWESF